A genomic region of Fundidesulfovibrio putealis DSM 16056 contains the following coding sequences:
- the upp gene encoding uracil phosphoribosyltransferase — translation MPVTVVDHPLVRHKLGILRENGVSTNNFRDLANEVARLLTYEATKDLKTEKKVIKGWAGDVEVEQIKGKKITVVPVLRAGLGMMDGVLDMIPGAKVSVVGMYRNEETLEPVRYYVKLAKAIEKRTALILDPMLATGGTLIATIDLLKEAGCKKIKGLFLVAAPEGLARLEAAHPDVHVYVAAIDERLNDVGYIIPGLGDAGDKIFGTK, via the coding sequence ATGCCGGTAACCGTGGTCGATCATCCGCTGGTCAGACATAAGCTGGGCATTTTGCGCGAAAACGGCGTGAGCACCAACAACTTCCGCGATCTGGCCAACGAAGTGGCCAGGCTTCTTACCTACGAGGCCACCAAGGACCTGAAGACCGAGAAGAAGGTCATCAAGGGCTGGGCGGGCGACGTGGAAGTGGAGCAGATCAAGGGCAAGAAGATCACCGTGGTGCCGGTGTTGCGCGCGGGCCTGGGCATGATGGACGGCGTGCTGGACATGATCCCCGGCGCGAAGGTCAGCGTGGTGGGCATGTACCGCAACGAAGAGACCCTGGAGCCGGTGCGCTACTACGTGAAGCTGGCCAAGGCCATCGAGAAGCGCACCGCGCTGATCCTCGACCCCATGCTGGCCACCGGCGGAACGCTCATCGCCACCATCGACCTCCTCAAGGAGGCCGGATGCAAGAAGATCAAGGGCCTGTTCCTGGTGGCCGCCCCCGAAGGCCTGGCCAGGCTGGAGGCCGCCCACCCCGACGTGCACGTCTACGTGGCCGCCATCGATGAGCGCCTGAACGACGTGGGCTACATCATCCCCGGCCTTGGCGACGCGGGCGACAAAATCTTCGGCACCAAATAA
- a CDS encoding DEAD/DEAH box helicase, whose amino-acid sequence MQFADFDFHSAISTNIKALGYETPTPIQAEAMPHVVAGRDVMGLAQTGTGKTAAFLLPIIDRFLKNPKPLRGSCRCLIIAPTRELAEQIHESAREYTKGLRFRTVTVYGGVGLGPQANNLRRGADIVVACPGRLLDHLNQGNANLSGVDVLVLDEADHMFDMGFLPDIKKILSRLPAERQTLLFSATMPDSIRGLANETLKDPALVRIGRTAPACTIEQCLYPVPQHLKTKLLLTLLDDNKEGSVLVFTRTKHRAKRLAEQLDRSGYSSSCLQGNLSQAQRQKAMEGFRAGRFRILVATDIAARGIDVSRVSHVVNYDLPDTPETYTHRVGRTGRAEREGQAHSLVTSDDVSMVRAIERLLGKAIDRRKLPGFDYAATNTERNTEFDRPPLRNERSGHGQRGQYGRSGSAYSAANGGAGDSSRSAYGDRGHGHHASGAPSRGNAGSYGSDQPRSNAPDREGNSWQAPRGQYQGRPARAEGQGGYARTGSQAPAGRYADNGGRPAAPRTDRQDGGNWRGQDNRRTEGYQGQPRRQEGERTDTRRTYGEPGQSRPYAGAGREDTPRAARPYNNRGGNQGFYGRPTEGDASGNRETTRREQDERPAAKREDGQAA is encoded by the coding sequence TTGCAATTCGCAGACTTCGATTTTCATTCCGCTATTTCCACCAACATCAAGGCTCTCGGCTACGAAACCCCCACCCCCATTCAGGCTGAGGCCATGCCTCATGTCGTTGCGGGGCGTGACGTCATGGGTCTGGCCCAGACCGGCACCGGCAAGACCGCCGCGTTCCTGCTGCCCATAATCGACAGGTTCCTGAAGAATCCCAAGCCGCTTCGCGGCTCGTGCCGTTGCCTGATCATCGCCCCCACCCGCGAGCTGGCCGAACAGATTCACGAGAGCGCCCGCGAATACACCAAGGGACTGCGCTTCCGCACCGTCACCGTGTACGGCGGCGTGGGCCTCGGCCCCCAGGCCAACAACCTGCGTCGCGGCGCGGACATCGTGGTTGCCTGCCCCGGCCGCCTGCTGGACCACCTGAACCAGGGCAACGCCAACCTCTCCGGCGTTGACGTGCTGGTCCTGGACGAAGCCGACCACATGTTCGACATGGGCTTTCTGCCCGACATCAAGAAAATCCTGTCCAGGCTGCCCGCCGAGCGCCAGACCCTGCTCTTCTCGGCCACCATGCCCGATTCCATTCGCGGCCTGGCCAACGAGACCCTGAAGGACCCGGCCCTGGTGCGCATCGGCCGCACGGCCCCGGCCTGCACCATCGAGCAGTGCCTGTACCCCGTGCCCCAGCACCTGAAGACCAAGCTTCTGCTTACCCTGCTGGACGACAACAAGGAAGGCTCCGTGCTGGTGTTCACCCGCACCAAGCACCGCGCCAAGCGCCTGGCCGAGCAGCTGGACCGCAGCGGCTATTCCAGCTCCTGCCTCCAGGGCAACCTGAGCCAGGCCCAGCGCCAGAAGGCCATGGAAGGCTTCCGGGCGGGACGCTTCCGCATCCTGGTGGCCACCGACATCGCCGCGCGCGGCATCGACGTGTCCCGCGTGTCCCACGTGGTCAACTATGACCTGCCCGACACCCCCGAGACCTACACGCACCGCGTGGGCCGCACCGGCCGCGCCGAGCGCGAGGGTCAGGCCCACTCGCTGGTGACCAGCGATGACGTGTCCATGGTCAGGGCCATCGAGCGCCTGCTGGGCAAGGCCATCGACCGCCGCAAGCTGCCCGGCTTCGACTACGCGGCCACCAACACCGAACGCAACACCGAGTTCGACCGTCCGCCCCTTCGCAACGAGCGCTCCGGCCACGGCCAGCGCGGCCAGTACGGCCGCTCCGGCTCCGCCTACAGCGCAGCCAATGGCGGCGCAGGCGATTCCAGCAGGTCCGCCTACGGCGACCGTGGCCACGGGCATCACGCTTCGGGCGCTCCTTCCAGGGGCAACGCCGGTTCCTACGGTTCCGACCAGCCCCGCAGCAACGCCCCCGACCGTGAAGGCAACTCCTGGCAGGCCCCGCGCGGCCAGTACCAGGGCCGCCCCGCACGCGCCGAAGGCCAGGGCGGTTACGCCCGCACCGGCTCCCAGGCCCCCGCTGGCCGCTACGCCGATAACGGCGGCAGGCCTGCCGCTCCCCGCACCGACCGTCAGGACGGCGGCAACTGGCGCGGCCAGGACAACCGCCGCACCGAAGGCTATCAGGGCCAGCCCCGCCGCCAGGAAGGCGAACGCACCGACACCCGCCGCACCTACGGCGAGCCGGGCCAGAGCCGTCCTTATGCCGGAGCCGGACGCGAGGACACCCCCCGCGCCGCCCGCCCCTACAACAACCGTGGCGGCAACCAGGGCTTCTACGGTCGTCCCACTGAAGGCGACGCCTCCGGCAACCGCGAGACCACCCGCCGCGAGCAGGACGAACGTCCCGCCGCCAAGCGCGAGGATGGACAGGCCGCCTAA
- a CDS encoding ABC transporter ATP-binding protein — translation MSALVEIKNVEKRFDISGGFLDQLKLESGRLVRRRTVVNAVNGVTLSIAQGETLAVVGESGCGKSTLARAVIGLHAPTAGEVWFDGQRTDNLSPKDMRPFRKRMQMVFQDPYASLNPRLTVRSILEEPVRMHFPELSPAQVTERVAEVMCQVGLDPAWAGNYPHEFSGGQRQRVSIARALTVDPEFIVADEPISALDVSIQAQILNLLMDAQEQRGLTYLFISHDLGVVRHISTRVAVMYLGSLCELTDADTLFDRPLHPYTQALLSAIPRLGADPAKRVRLIGEIPSPINLPPGCVFHGRCKHAEERCRVEVPVVFEAEPGHMVACHGVQEGRI, via the coding sequence ATGAGCGCCCTGGTCGAGATCAAGAACGTCGAGAAACGCTTCGACATTTCCGGGGGCTTCCTGGATCAGCTGAAGCTGGAGTCCGGTCGCCTCGTGCGCCGCCGCACCGTGGTCAACGCGGTCAACGGCGTGACCCTGTCCATCGCCCAGGGCGAGACCCTGGCCGTAGTGGGCGAGTCCGGGTGCGGCAAGTCCACCCTGGCCCGCGCGGTCATCGGCCTGCACGCCCCCACGGCGGGCGAGGTCTGGTTCGACGGCCAGCGCACCGACAACCTCTCCCCCAAGGATATGCGCCCCTTCCGCAAGCGCATGCAGATGGTCTTCCAGGACCCGTACGCCTCGCTGAACCCGCGCCTGACCGTGCGTTCCATCCTGGAGGAGCCGGTGCGCATGCACTTCCCGGAGCTTTCCCCGGCGCAGGTCACGGAGCGCGTGGCCGAGGTTATGTGCCAGGTGGGCCTGGACCCGGCCTGGGCCGGCAACTACCCGCACGAGTTCTCCGGCGGCCAGCGCCAGCGTGTGTCCATCGCCCGCGCGCTCACCGTGGACCCGGAGTTCATCGTGGCCGACGAGCCCATCTCCGCGCTGGACGTATCCATCCAGGCCCAGATCCTGAACCTGCTCATGGACGCCCAGGAGCAGCGCGGCCTGACCTATCTGTTCATCAGCCACGACCTGGGCGTGGTGCGCCACATCTCCACCCGCGTGGCGGTCATGTACCTGGGCTCCCTGTGCGAGCTGACCGACGCGGACACCCTGTTCGACAGGCCGCTGCACCCCTACACCCAGGCGCTGCTCTCGGCCATTCCCAGGCTGGGCGCGGACCCGGCCAAGCGCGTGCGCCTGATCGGCGAGATCCCCTCGCCCATCAACCTGCCGCCCGGCTGCGTGTTCCACGGCCGCTGCAAGCACGCAGAGGAACGCTGCCGCGTGGAGGTTCCCGTGGTCTTCGAGGCCGAGCCGGGGCACATGGTCGCCTGCCACGGCGTGCAGGAGGGGCGTATTTAG
- a CDS encoding ABC transporter ATP-binding protein: MTPETLLQVKDLEVTFALRSGKYQAVKGVTFDVAKGERLGLVGESGAGKSITGFSIINLISQPGYISGGQVLFEGRDLSKLSPEEMRSIRGDRVAMIFQDPMMTLNPVLTIGQQMLETVRAHRNVSEDEARAIAMDKLAKVHISSPERRLKQYPHEFSGGMRQRIVIAISLLSDPALIIADEPSTALDVTIQAEIMELLLELCESERMGLILISHDLGVVSQVTQRMAIMYAGYIVEVGPTAEIITNPSHPYTQGLLAALPGLQKRRGRLNQIPGVMPGLTSIPPGCPFHPRCQYVMPVCSEKIPALCDHGAVRVACHAVTQEARS, encoded by the coding sequence ATGACGCCAGAAACCCTTCTCCAGGTGAAAGACCTGGAGGTCACTTTCGCGCTTCGTTCCGGGAAATACCAGGCCGTCAAGGGCGTCACCTTCGACGTGGCCAAGGGCGAGCGCCTGGGCCTTGTGGGCGAATCCGGTGCGGGCAAGTCCATCACCGGGTTCTCCATCATCAACCTCATCAGCCAGCCCGGCTACATCAGCGGCGGGCAGGTGCTCTTCGAGGGCCGCGACCTGAGCAAGCTCTCCCCCGAGGAAATGCGCTCCATCCGGGGCGACCGCGTGGCCATGATCTTCCAGGACCCCATGATGACGCTGAACCCGGTGCTCACCATCGGCCAGCAGATGCTCGAGACCGTGCGCGCCCACCGCAACGTCAGCGAGGACGAGGCCCGCGCCATCGCCATGGACAAGCTGGCCAAGGTGCACATCTCCTCGCCCGAGCGCCGCCTGAAGCAGTACCCGCACGAATTCTCCGGCGGCATGCGCCAGCGCATCGTCATCGCCATCTCGCTCTTGTCCGATCCGGCCCTCATCATCGCCGACGAGCCCTCCACCGCCCTGGACGTGACCATCCAGGCCGAGATCATGGAGCTTCTGCTTGAGCTGTGCGAGTCCGAGCGCATGGGGCTCATCCTCATCAGCCACGACCTGGGCGTGGTCAGCCAGGTCACCCAGCGCATGGCCATCATGTACGCGGGCTACATCGTGGAGGTCGGCCCCACGGCCGAGATCATCACCAACCCGAGCCACCCCTACACCCAGGGGCTCCTGGCCGCGTTGCCGGGCCTTCAGAAGCGCCGGGGCCGGTTGAATCAGATTCCCGGGGTGATGCCCGGCCTCACCAGCATCCCGCCTGGCTGTCCGTTCCATCCGCGCTGCCAGTACGTGATGCCCGTGTGTTCCGAAAAAATTCCCGCCCTGTGCGACCACGGGGCCGTTCGCGTGGCCTGCCACGCCGTCACGCAGGAGGCCCGCTCATGA
- a CDS encoding ABC transporter permease, with protein MLAKWTAFKDSWFLYRFLRDPVAVSCTVVLFVMVAAAFLAPVIAPHDVYDASNTDILDARTAPMWLEGGSSNFILGTDQQGRDLLSAMLYGMRTSIIIGLGATILQCLIGVVLGLTAGYAGGKTDAFLMRMADVQLSFSTLMVAIIISVLVDVLLGRHALALREQMAVPILVLVIGLAEWPQVARTVRASVLGEKKKEYVEAARVIGLPPLRIMFKHIMPNTLSPVLVIATVQVAGAIMSEAALSFLGLGMPVTRPSLGSLIKTGFEYIFSGAWWITAFPGITLVVLILVINLLGDWLRDFLNPKLYKKG; from the coding sequence GTGCTTGCCAAATGGACTGCCTTCAAGGATTCCTGGTTCCTGTACCGCTTCCTGCGCGACCCCGTGGCCGTCTCCTGCACCGTGGTCCTCTTCGTGATGGTCGCGGCGGCCTTCCTCGCGCCGGTCATCGCGCCTCATGACGTGTACGACGCCTCCAACACCGACATCCTGGACGCGCGCACCGCGCCCATGTGGCTGGAGGGCGGCTCGTCCAACTTCATCCTGGGTACGGACCAGCAGGGGCGCGACCTCCTCTCCGCCATGCTCTACGGCATGCGCACCTCCATCATCATCGGCCTGGGAGCCACCATCCTCCAATGCCTGATCGGCGTGGTGCTGGGGCTCACGGCGGGCTACGCCGGGGGCAAGACCGACGCCTTCCTGATGCGCATGGCCGACGTGCAGCTCTCCTTTTCCACGCTGATGGTGGCCATCATCATAAGCGTGCTGGTGGACGTACTGCTGGGCAGGCACGCCCTGGCGCTACGCGAACAGATGGCCGTGCCCATCCTGGTGCTGGTCATCGGCTTGGCCGAGTGGCCGCAGGTGGCGCGCACGGTGCGCGCCTCGGTGTTGGGCGAGAAGAAGAAGGAATACGTGGAGGCGGCCCGGGTCATCGGCCTGCCGCCGTTACGCATCATGTTCAAGCACATCATGCCCAACACCCTCTCCCCGGTGCTGGTCATCGCCACGGTGCAGGTGGCCGGAGCCATCATGAGCGAGGCCGCCCTGTCGTTTCTCGGCCTTGGCATGCCCGTCACGCGCCCGTCGCTGGGGTCTCTCATCAAGACCGGCTTCGAGTACATCTTCAGCGGCGCGTGGTGGATCACGGCCTTTCCGGGCATCACGCTGGTTGTGCTCATCCTGGTGATCAACCTGCTGGGCGACTGGCTGCGCGATTTCCTGAACCCCAAGCTCTACAAGAAGGGGTAG
- a CDS encoding ABC transporter permease produces the protein MFAFFIRRAGQAALVMVVISLVCFAVQHKIGDPIRDLAGESVSEAERQLLREKLGLADPLPKQYIRFVTNAARGDLGISYMFGKPALDVILQKFPATAELVFCAVIWVLVLSLPMGIYAAIRPKSVLSRIIMGVSIVGVSIPVFLIAIILIWIFSVYLGWLPSFGRGDTIVLPGGWTTGLATWDGIRHMILPSISLASLTLPLFVRLIRSEMMEVLQSEFVKFAYAKGLPLWRIYLVHAFKNTLLPVITVGGVRIGTMLAFTILTETVFQWQGMGFIFLQAVERADTSLLVAYLVVVGLIFVGVNTVVDLVYGLVNPMVRVTGRK, from the coding sequence ATGTTCGCCTTTTTCATCAGACGGGCAGGCCAGGCCGCGCTGGTCATGGTCGTCATCAGCCTGGTCTGCTTCGCCGTGCAGCACAAGATCGGCGACCCCATCCGCGATCTGGCGGGCGAGTCCGTCTCCGAGGCGGAGCGACAGCTCCTGCGCGAGAAGCTGGGCCTGGCCGATCCGCTGCCCAAGCAGTACATCCGCTTCGTCACCAACGCCGCGCGCGGCGACCTGGGCATCTCCTACATGTTCGGCAAGCCCGCCCTGGACGTCATCCTCCAGAAGTTTCCGGCCACGGCGGAGCTGGTGTTCTGCGCGGTCATCTGGGTGCTGGTGCTGTCTCTGCCCATGGGCATCTATGCGGCCATACGGCCCAAGTCCGTCCTGTCGCGCATCATCATGGGCGTATCCATCGTGGGCGTGTCCATCCCGGTGTTCCTCATAGCCATCATCCTCATCTGGATATTCTCGGTGTACCTGGGCTGGCTGCCCTCCTTCGGTCGCGGCGACACCATCGTGCTGCCCGGCGGCTGGACCACCGGCCTTGCCACCTGGGACGGCATCCGCCACATGATCCTGCCCTCCATCTCGCTGGCCTCGCTCACGCTGCCGCTGTTCGTGCGCCTGATCCGCTCCGAGATGATGGAGGTGCTCCAGAGCGAGTTCGTGAAGTTCGCCTATGCCAAGGGCCTGCCCCTGTGGCGCATCTATCTGGTGCACGCCTTCAAGAACACGCTCCTGCCGGTGATCACCGTGGGCGGCGTGCGCATCGGCACCATGCTGGCCTTCACCATCCTCACCGAGACGGTGTTCCAGTGGCAGGGCATGGGTTTCATCTTCCTGCAGGCCGTGGAGCGCGCCGACACCTCGCTCCTGGTGGCCTATCTGGTGGTCGTCGGTCTCATCTTCGTGGGCGTGAACACCGTCGTGGACCTTGTCTACGGGCTGGTGAACCCCATGGTCCGGGTTACGGGGAGGAAATAA